In Chloroflexota bacterium, a single genomic region encodes these proteins:
- a CDS encoding HAD-IA family hydrolase: protein MRGIIFDFDGLILDTESTVYQSWREFYQQYGQELPFEEWGQVIGRSSNEHFDPLARLEALLGQELDRAAGEQRLQRELELVMLQPILPGVLDYLNAARRLGLKLAVASSSDIEWVGWHLDRLDLRRYFNVVHTSDDVTQTKPHPELFQLALASLGLAATEAIVLEDSSNGVTAAKQAGIFCVAVPNALTRQLPLDHADLRLNSLAEISLERLLQNIDREDFK, encoded by the coding sequence ATACGCGGCATTATATTTGATTTTGACGGTTTGATCCTGGATACTGAAAGCACGGTTTACCAATCCTGGCGGGAGTTCTATCAGCAATACGGGCAAGAATTACCCTTTGAAGAGTGGGGGCAGGTCATCGGCAGATCATCCAACGAGCATTTTGACCCGCTGGCGCGGCTGGAAGCGCTTCTGGGGCAAGAGCTGGACCGCGCTGCAGGCGAACAACGTTTGCAGCGCGAATTAGAACTGGTTATGCTACAACCGATTTTACCCGGCGTGCTGGACTATCTCAATGCTGCCCGGCGCCTGGGCCTGAAACTGGCTGTGGCTTCCAGTTCGGATATTGAGTGGGTCGGCTGGCATCTCGACCGACTGGACCTGAGACGTTATTTTAATGTTGTGCATACATCCGATGATGTCACACAGACCAAACCCCACCCGGAGCTATTTCAACTGGCGCTGGCGTCACTGGGATTAGCTGCTACAGAAGCCATCGTGCTGGAAGATTCATCCAATGGTGTGACCGCGGCAAAACAGGCAGGCATTTTCTGTGTGGCTGTGCCCAATGCTCTGACGCGCCAACTCCCCCTCGACCATGCCGATTTGCGCCTGAATTCGCTGGCCGAAATCTCCCTTGAGCGTTTGCTGCAAAACATTGATCGCGAAGATTTTAAGTAG